One genomic window of Proteobacteria bacterium CG1_02_64_396 includes the following:
- a CDS encoding succinylglutamate desuccinylase has translation MHIENDVVLDLELPYRERLMIRRTRYVGARPGPRIALVTGVHGDELEGLYLCHRLGRALEDLEATHPGALHGTVELWPGLNPLGLDTLKRFVPIFDLDLNRTFPGHPEGILPQRVAAATIAHLTGADLVVDIHASNIYLREIPQVRINTEFAERLTPMAQGMNLDLIWLHGAMTVLEATLAHSLNAVGTPCLVVEMGVGMRVTPQYTDQLLTGILHTAQNMGALASEVALPPLAHHPLIADDRNVHYLNAETSGLFIPEVEHWEAVASGQRLGRIVSPHHGEVLSEVCAPVDGILFTLREYPLVYEGSLMARIKGHGPEAHSDGEVQP, from the coding sequence ATGCACATCGAAAACGACGTCGTCCTCGACCTGGAGCTCCCCTACCGGGAGCGGTTGATGATCCGCCGCACACGCTACGTCGGCGCCCGGCCCGGCCCCCGCATCGCCCTGGTCACCGGGGTGCACGGCGACGAGCTGGAGGGGCTTTACCTTTGCCATCGCCTGGGGCGCGCCCTGGAAGATCTGGAGGCGACCCATCCCGGCGCTTTGCACGGCACGGTCGAGCTCTGGCCCGGCCTCAATCCCCTGGGGCTCGACACCCTCAAGCGCTTCGTGCCGATCTTCGATCTCGACCTCAACCGTACCTTCCCCGGCCATCCCGAGGGGATCCTGCCGCAGCGGGTCGCCGCCGCCACCATCGCGCATCTGACTGGGGCCGATCTGGTCGTCGACATTCACGCCAGCAACATCTATCTGCGCGAGATTCCTCAGGTGCGGATCAACACCGAGTTCGCGGAGCGGTTGACCCCGATGGCCCAGGGGATGAACCTCGATTTGATCTGGCTGCACGGCGCCATGACGGTGCTGGAGGCGACCCTGGCCCACTCCCTCAACGCCGTCGGCACCCCCTGTCTGGTGGTCGAGATGGGGGTGGGGATGCGGGTGACCCCGCAGTACACCGATCAACTGCTCACCGGCATCCTCCACACCGCCCAGAACATGGGGGCGCTCGCCTCCGAGGTGGCGCTCCCCCCCTTGGCCCACCACCCCCTGATCGCCGACGACCGCAACGTTCATTACCTCAACGCCGAGACCTCGGGGCTGTTCATCCCCGAGGTGGAGCACTGGGAGGCGGTCGCTTCGGGGCAAAGGCTGGGGAGGATCGTCTCCCCCCACCACGGCGAGGTGTTGAGCGAGGTCTGCGCCCCGGTCGACGGCATCCTCTTCACCCTGCGCGAATACCCGTTGGTCTACGAGGGCTCTTTGATGGCGCGGATCAAGGGTCATGGACCCGAGGCCCATTCGGATGGAGAGGTGCAGCCATGA